From the Falco biarmicus isolate bFalBia1 chromosome 19, bFalBia1.pri, whole genome shotgun sequence genome, one window contains:
- the TRIM46 gene encoding tripartite motif-containing protein 46: MAEGEDLQTFTSIMDALVRISTSMKNMERELVCPVCKEMYKQPLALPCAHNVCHVCASEVLLQHGYLCCDPTSEPSSPAATPSTRSPRLGRRAVPKPDRLDRLLKSGFGTYPGRKRGTVHPQTVSFPCPACQRDVDLGERGLGSLFRNLTLERVVERYRQTINISAAIMCQFCKPPQLEATKGCTECKSSFCNECFKLYHPWGTQKAQHEPTPPTLTFRPKGLMCPEHKEEVTHYCKTCQRLVCQLCRVRRTHTSHKITPVLSAYQALREKLTKSLAYILSSQDTVQTQIAELEETVKHTEVNGSLAKEEVSQLIQGLCAMLEEKRATLLQAIEECQQERLASLHCQIQEHQAMLENSGMVGYAQEVLKETDHPCFVQAAKQLHNRILRATDSLQSFRPAATASFSHFQLDVSRELKLLTDLAFIRAPEAPVIDTQRTYAYDQIFLCWRLPQHSPPAWHYTVEYRKTDAKAKGLKLWQRREEVRGTSALVEYLDTDSVYVLRVKGCNKAGFGEYSEDIYLHTPPAPVLNFFLDNRWGFNRDRLAISKDQRAVRSVPGIPMLFAAERLMTSCHLSIDLVIGDVAITQGKSYWACCVDPSSYLVKVGVGLESKLQEWFQVPQDVVSPRYDPDSGHDSGAEDTTVEAPPPYAFLTIGMGKILLSHGSALTSRDPNGCTVPLPPRIGICLDYEQGKVSFYDAVSFRELWECGVDCSGPVCPAFCFIGGGALHLQELVANKQERKVTIGGFAKLD; the protein is encoded by the exons ATGGCCGAGGGCGAGGACCTGCAGACCTTCACCTCCATCATGGACGCGCTCGTCCGCATCAGC aCCAGCATGAAGAACATGGAGCGGGAGCTGGTCTGCCCGGTGTGCAAGGAGATGTACAAGCAGCCGCTGGCCCTGCCCTGCGCACACAATGTCTGCCACGTCTGCGCCAGcgaggtgctgctgcagcacggcTACCTCTGCTGCGACCCCACCTCCGAGCCCTCCTCGCCTGCCGCCACCCCCTCCACCCGCAGCCCCCGCCTGGGGCGCCGGGCCGTCCCCAAGCCCGACCGCCTCGACCGCCTCCTGAAATCAG GCTTTGGCACCTACCCGGGGCGCAAGCGGGGCACCGTGCACCCCCAGACTGTCAGCTTCCCCTGCCCGGCCTGCCAGCGCGACGTGGACCTGGGCGAGCGGGGTCTGGGCAGCCTTTTCCGCAACCTGACGCTGGAGCGGGTGGTGGAGCGCTACCGCCAGACCATCAACATCAGCGCCGCCATCATGTGCCAGTTCTGCAAGCCCCCGCAGCTGGAGGCCACCAAGGGCTGCACCGAGTGCAAGTCCAGCTTCTGCAACGAGTGCTTCAAGCTCTACCACCCCTGGGGCACCCAGAAAGCCCAGCACGAgcccacaccccccaccctcaCCTTCCGCCCCAAG GGGCTGATGTGCCCGGAGCACAAGGAGGAGGTGACTCACTACTGCAAGACCTGCCAGCGGCTGGTGTGCCAGCTCTGCCGCGTGCGCCGCACTCACACCAGCCACAAGATCACCCCGGTGCTCAGCGCCTACCAGGCTCTCAGG gagAAGCTGACAAAGAGCCTCGCCTACATCTTGAGCAGCCAGGACACGGTGCAGACCCAGATCGCTGAGCTGGAGGAGACGGTGAAGCACACGGAG GTGAACGGCTCGCTGGCCAAGGAGGAGGTGTCGCAGCTGATCCAGGGGCTGTGCGCCATGCTGGAGGAGAAGCGGGCGACCCTGCTGCAGGCGATCGAGGAGTGCCAGCAGGAGCGGCTGGCCAGCCTGCACTGCCAGATCCAGGAGCACCAGGCCATGCTGGAGAACTCGGGCATGGTGGGCTATGCCCAGGAGGTGCTGAAGGAGACCGACCACCCCTGCTTCGTCCAGGCTGCCAAGCAGCTGCACAACAG GATCCTCAGGGCCACTGACTCGCTGCAGAGCTTCCGTCCTGCggccacagcctccttcagcCACTTCCAGCTGGACGTCAGCAGGGAGCTGAAGCTGCTCACCGACCTGGCCTTCATCCGAG CACCCGAGGCCCCCGTCATCGACACGCAGCGCACCTATGCCTACGACCAGATCTTCCTGTGCTGGCGGCTGCCGCAGCACTCGCCACCCGCCTGGCACTACACGGTGGAGTACCGCAAGACGGACGCCAAGGCCAAGGGGCTGAAACTGTGGCAGCGGCGGGAGGAGGTGCGTGGCACCAGCGCCCTGGTGGAGTACCTGGACACCGACAGCGTCTACGTGCTCCGGGTGAAGGGCTGCAACAAGGCGGGTTTCGGGGAGTACAGCGAGGACATCTACCTCCACACACCGCCCGCCCCAG TCCTCAACTTCTTCCTGGACAACCGCTGGGGCTTCAACCGGGACCGGCTGGCCATCAGCAAGGACCAGCGCGCCGTGCGCAGCGTCCCCGGCATCCCCATGCTCTTTGCTGCCGAGCGCCTGATGACCAGCTGCCACCTCTCCATCGACCTGGTCATCGGTGACGTGGCCATCACGCAGGGCAAGAGCTACTGGGCCTGCTGCGTGGACCCCAGCTCTTACCTGGTCAAGGTGGGCGTGGGGCTGGAGAGCAAGCTGCAGGAGTGGTTCCAGGTGCCACAGGACGTGGTGAGCCCCAG GTATGACCCCGACAGTGGCCACGACAGCGGGGCAGAGGACACGACGGTGGAGGCACCCCCGCCCTATGCCTTCCTCACCATCGGCATGGGCAAGATCTTGCTCTCGCACGGGTCGGCACTCACCTCTCGCGACCCCAACGGCTGCACTGTGCCCTTGCCTCCGCGCATCGGCATCTGCCTGGACTACGAGCAGGGCAAGGTGAGCTTCTATGATGCCGTCTCCTTCCGCGAGCTCTGGGAATGCGGCGTGGACTGCTCGGGGCCCGTctgccctgccttctgcttcaTTGGAGGGGGTGCCCTGCATCTCCAGGAGCTGGTGGCCAACAAGCAGGAGCGTAAAGTGACCATCGGGGGCTTCGCCAAGCTGGACTGA